The DNA region AGTGGCCGATCCACGCCCCCTACGTGGCCGCCATCCGCGAGCTCAAGAAGCAGCGCAATGCGGTGGTCCTGGCGCACAACTACCAGACCCCGGAGATCTTTCATGGGGTTGCCGACCTGATGGGTGACTCTTTGGCCCTGGCGCGCCAGGCGGCGGAGACGGATGCCGACGTGATCGTGCTCTGCGGCGTCCACTTCATGGCCGAGACGGCCAAGATCCTGAGTCCGGAAAAAACTGTCCTGATCCCCGATTCGAGGGCCGGCTGCTCCCTCGCCGAGTCGATCACGGCGGCCGATATCCGCCTGCTGCGGGAGCGCTATCCGGACGCCCCGGTGGTGACCTATGTCAATACCTCCGCGGCGGTGAAGGCGGAGTCGGACATTTGCTGCACCTCGGCCAACGCCGTCGAGGTGGTCGAATCCCTCGGCGTGCCGCGGGTGATCTTCCTGCCGGACGAGTATCTCGGTCAGTACGTCGCCACCCAGACGGACGTCGAGGTGATCCTCTGGAAAGGCCACTGCGAGGTGCACGAGCGCTTCACGCCGGAGGAGATCCGGTCCTATCGCGAGCGCTTCGATCAGCTCACCGTGCTGGCCCATCCGGAGTGTCCGCCGGAAGTGCTGGCGGAGGCCGACTACGTGGGCTCGACCTCGGGCATGATCCAGCACGTCGGCGAGTGCGGCTCGAGCCGGGTGGTGATGATCACCGAGTGCTCGATGAGCGACAACGTCGCGATCCATCATCCCGACGTCGAGTTCATTCGGCCGTGCAATCTCTGCCCGCACATGAAGCGCATCACGCTGCCCAAGATCCTGCGCTCCCTGGAGGAGCTCGAGGACCGGGTCGAGGTCGATCCGGCGGTGGCCGAAAAGGCTCGCCTGGCGGTCGAGCGGATGCTGGCCGTCGGTCGCGGGCAAGGGCGATGAGCGGACGCCTCGGGCGGCGCCATGCGGATGTCCTGGTGGTGGGGTCCGGCGTCGCCGGTCTGAGCGTCGCCCTGGGATGTGCGCCGCGCACCGTGACCGTTCTCACCAAGGCCCGCCTCGGCGGCGACGGCTCGAGCGCCTGGGCGCAGGGTGGAGTGGCGGCGGCCGTCGGCCAGGACGACTCACCGGCCCGCCATCGGGATGACACCCTGGCCGTCGGAGCCGGTCTCGGAGATGCCGAGCGGGTCGAGATTCTGACCCGCGAAGGGCCGGCTCGCATCGCTTCCCTGATCGCCCTCGGCGCCCGGTTCGACCGTAGTCCGAGCGGCGCTCTGGCCCTCGGGCGGGAGGCGGCCCACAGCCGACGTCGGATTCTCCATGCCGGTGGTGACGCCACCGGAGCCGAGCTCATGCGGACCCTGGTCTCAGCGGTCGAGGAGACGCCTCGGATCCGCGTCGTCGAGCACACCATGGCCATCGATCTGTTGGTCGCCGACGGACGAGTAGTGGGGGTGCGCACGATGGATCCGGAAGGGCGCCTGGTGGACTACGACGCGGCGGCGGTGGTGCTGGCGAGTGGTGGCTACGGTCAGCTCTATCGTTGGACCACCAATCCCCTCGAGGTCACGGGCGATGGTTTGGCGATGGCGGCGCGCGCCGGCGCGGTGCTGGTCGACCTCGAGTTCATGCAGTTTCATCCCACCGCGCTGGCGGTGCCCGGCGGTCGGGAATCAGGTCCGCTGCCCCTCCTCACGGAGGCCCTGCGCGGTGAAGGGGCGGTGCTGATCGACGATCGCGGCGAACGCTTCATGAGTACGATCCACCGTGCTGCCGAGCTGGCGCCGCGGGACGTCGTGGCGCGCGCCATCGGGGCGCGGTTGGCGGCCGGTCGACAGGTGTTTCTCGATCCCCGGCAGGCGATCGGCGATCGCCTGCCGGAGCGCTTTCCGTCGGCCTTTCGGGCGGCGTCCGAGGCCGGTCTCGACCCATCACAGGAGCCACTGCCGGTGGTGCCGGCGGCTCACTACGCGATGGGGGGACTCGATGTCGACGTCAACGGTCGCACTTCCTTGCCCGGCCTTTGGGCTTGCGGCGAGGTGGCTTCGACCGGGGTCCACGGCGGCAACCGCCTGGCCAGTAACTCATTGCTCGAAGGGCTGGTGTTCGGAGCTCGGGTGGCGGGCGATCTCGGACCGCGCTTGATGGCGGTGCCGGCGGGCGCCGCCGGTACTTCCCGGCGGTCCGGTCCGGGCCGCGATGCGCCAGGAGTGCGGTCGGCTGTGCGCGATCTCGCCTGGGAGGCCCTGGGACTGCGCCGGAGCGCGGCTCCGCTGGCGGCCGTCGGGCCGCGTCTGGCCGAGCTCGAGGCCGAGCTGCCGGCGCTGGCGGAGAGCTCCTTCGCCAGCCTCGAGACACGCAATCTCCTCACCGTCGGAGGCTTGGTGGCCGCCGCCGCCTTGGCGCGCCGCGAGAGTCGCGGGGCCCATTTCCGCGAGGACTTCCCAGAAGCCGATTCGAGCTGGCGACGTCGCCAGCGCTGGATGTTGCGGCGGGGAGGGTTCGAAGCCGCCGCCGCGGTGCCCGCGCGCACCCTGGCCCGAGGTCGGCGATGAGCACTGCCCCTGCGCTCTTTTCCCTGCAGTACGAAGATCTACTGCGGCGCTGCTTGCGCGAGGACCTGGGACGGGCTGGCGACCTGACGACGGACGCCATCGTGCCGACGGGGACGACGGCCGAAGGGCTGGTCGTGGCTCGCCAGGCGGGCCGTATCGCCGGCCTCGAGGCCAGCCTGACCGCTTTCCGCCTGCTCGATCCCGCAGTGGAGATCGAGATCCGCCAGCGGGATGGTGCCGACGCCGAGGCCGGCACCGTCCTGGCGCGGCTGCGCGGCGACGGCCGGGCGCTGTTGGCCGCCGAGCGCACCGCCCTCAATCTCCTCGGCCGTCTGTGCGGTATCGCCACCACCACTCGCGACCTGGTGGCGGTAGTGCAGCCGCACGGTGCTCGAGTGGCCTGCACCCGCAAGACCACGCCCGGTCTGCGGCTGCTCGAGAAGCGCGCCGTGCTCCTCGGAGGGGGCTCCAATCATCGCTTTGGTCTCGACGATGCGGTGCTGATCAAGGACAACCACATCGTGCTCGCCGGCGGCGTGCAATCCGCCATCGAGCGGGCGAAGGGCGCCGTCGGCCATCTGGTCAAGGTCGAGGTCGAGGTCGACGACCTCGAGCAACTCGCCGAGGCTCTGGCGGTGGGTGTCGACGCCGTCCTGCTCGACAACATGTCTCCGGAGACGCTGCGCCGAGCCGTGGCGATGGTCGATGGTCGAGCCATCACCGAGGCCTCCGGAGGGATTCGGCCGGAGACTGCGGCGGCGATTGCCGCCACCGGCGTCGATCTGCTGTCCGTTGGCTGGCTGACCCACAGCGCGCCGGCTCTCGATGTCGCACTCGATTTGGTTCTCGGCGATCCCTGAATGGTGACTCTCGCCCTCCCAAAGGTCATGGAACCTGCGGCGTGATCCGTCACCTGCGCTCCTCGCCAAAGGCCCCGCACGGCGTTGTCGTGGCGCCGACCGATGCCTTGCATCTTCTGCAACCTGCGACCTTTTGCCGAGAGATCTGGTGACAAGCTCGGGCGAGCGGTCGGCAAACGGTACCCGCAACGAGTAGACTACGGTCCATGTCCGAGTCCCTCGTCCAGATCGGAGCCAAAGCGCCGGCGCCTCGTCCCAAGACCGGCGCCGAGAAGGTTG from Acidobacteriota bacterium includes:
- the nadC gene encoding carboxylating nicotinate-nucleotide diphosphorylase, which translates into the protein MSTAPALFSLQYEDLLRRCLREDLGRAGDLTTDAIVPTGTTAEGLVVARQAGRIAGLEASLTAFRLLDPAVEIEIRQRDGADAEAGTVLARLRGDGRALLAAERTALNLLGRLCGIATTTRDLVAVVQPHGARVACTRKTTPGLRLLEKRAVLLGGGSNHRFGLDDAVLIKDNHIVLAGGVQSAIERAKGAVGHLVKVEVEVDDLEQLAEALAVGVDAVLLDNMSPETLRRAVAMVDGRAITEASGGIRPETAAAIAATGVDLLSVGWLTHSAPALDVALDLVLGDP
- a CDS encoding L-aspartate oxidase, whose product is MSGRLGRRHADVLVVGSGVAGLSVALGCAPRTVTVLTKARLGGDGSSAWAQGGVAAAVGQDDSPARHRDDTLAVGAGLGDAERVEILTREGPARIASLIALGARFDRSPSGALALGREAAHSRRRILHAGGDATGAELMRTLVSAVEETPRIRVVEHTMAIDLLVADGRVVGVRTMDPEGRLVDYDAAAVVLASGGYGQLYRWTTNPLEVTGDGLAMAARAGAVLVDLEFMQFHPTALAVPGGRESGPLPLLTEALRGEGAVLIDDRGERFMSTIHRAAELAPRDVVARAIGARLAAGRQVFLDPRQAIGDRLPERFPSAFRAASEAGLDPSQEPLPVVPAAHYAMGGLDVDVNGRTSLPGLWACGEVASTGVHGGNRLASNSLLEGLVFGARVAGDLGPRLMAVPAGAAGTSRRSGPGRDAPGVRSAVRDLAWEALGLRRSAAPLAAVGPRLAELEAELPALAESSFASLETRNLLTVGGLVAAAALARRESRGAHFREDFPEADSSWRRRQRWMLRRGGFEAAAAVPARTLARGRR
- the nadA gene encoding quinolinate synthase NadA; the encoded protein is MTSLAYTPEVAHRMAPVYERLQAVIPEVEWPIHAPYVAAIRELKKQRNAVVLAHNYQTPEIFHGVADLMGDSLALARQAAETDADVIVLCGVHFMAETAKILSPEKTVLIPDSRAGCSLAESITAADIRLLRERYPDAPVVTYVNTSAAVKAESDICCTSANAVEVVESLGVPRVIFLPDEYLGQYVATQTDVEVILWKGHCEVHERFTPEEIRSYRERFDQLTVLAHPECPPEVLAEADYVGSTSGMIQHVGECGSSRVVMITECSMSDNVAIHHPDVEFIRPCNLCPHMKRITLPKILRSLEELEDRVEVDPAVAEKARLAVERMLAVGRGQGR